GACAAACGGCTTCCGGATCATTTCGGCAGGATTTTTAAGGGAATCACAGCTTATTGCCGGATTTCAGTTTAATTCGCTTCCACATTGTTCCTGTAGGCATAGCCGCTGCCGATGGCCGAAAAAGGCAGATCCAGTTCGAGTTCGGGCACTTCTTTTCCGATCCAGGCAGTGAAAGTGTTGCTGTTTGGCCCGGGAAACACCTTGTAGGTTGTTTTCCAGGGATATGCAGCCGCTGCCTGTTCTACGGCGGCAATGAGGTCATCTACACCTTCTCCGACATGCTCCTTGAGAATACGGGGCTTCTCCCCATACCAATACCGGTCGGGTATATCCTGCCTGATCCTCATCACCGGCGAGCCATTTCTGCCGCGCCAGCCGACCACGTCGTAAACTGTATATGCGGTTTCACCGCTCGGCTTCGCGGCTACCCATGTGTGGATTGCGAATAAACCGCGCCAGCTCCAGGCGCTGGCCCCATAAACCTGCAGGACCGCTTCTCTGGTAGTTGCCGGATCCGGCGCAAATCCGGCCGATTGACGACTTGCAGTTCGCCAGTCGCCGTCCGTGCATCCCGAGATCCCCATCAATCCGGCAAAGATAAAAGAATATATTCCTGCAAGAATTTTCCTGCTCTGAAACTTCACCATAAATCTCCTGTACAATAATGTACATACCTGCACCCGTTAAGAACGGGATGGAACATTAACCTGAAAATAGACGTATACCTGCGGTCTTGATAAAATCAGGTAAACAGTAATCATATCTTCTGCTCTGCGCTGCAAATATCTCTGGCAGGGCAGTATGGCTTTGCTGTTGCTCTTGAGAGCCTCTTCGGCAATCTCAATGGCTTTTTTATGAGAGTATCAATGTTGATAACTCTGTGGATAACTCTGTTAACAACCTGTGCAAAGAATGTTGGAAGGTGTTTATTCCAGCGTTATCCTGAGCAGAAAATCACAAACCGGATCCTCCATCACCTCTTTTACAGAGGAACGCCTCTCTCCAGAAGAAGTGAAACGAAATCGTTTTCATTGAGAATGGCAACGTGGTGTGTCCGGGCCTGATCCAGCTTCGAGCCCGACCCCGGTCCTGTCACCACATAATCGGTCTCACCCGAAACAGCGGAGGTAGCACGCCCCCCATAACGCTCGACCAGTTCTTTGGCCTGATCACGCGTCCAGCGTTCCAGCGAACCGGTGAAGACAAATTTAAGACCCTGCAGAGGTCGCTCCCCGCCTCCACCGGAGTAGAGAGGATTTTCAAGCCGGAGACCCGCCTCATACATGGCCTGAAGGGCTCTCTGATTTTTTTCCTCGGAAAAAAAAGAGACCACGCTGCGGGCTACCTCGGGCCCCACTTCGTTTATCTGCTGCAGTTCTTCCGTGCCGGCATTTTTCAAAGCATCCAGATCCTTGAAATGGAACGCCAGCACCTGGGTCATATGCGATCCCAGCAGGGGAATGCCCAGAGCGTAGATAAATCTCTCCAGGGTGATGCTTTTGGCCTCCTTAATCTCCGCGAGTAGATTTGTCGCGGATTTATCCGCATATCCGGGCAGCTGTAAAAGATCATCTTTGGAGAGCATGTAAAGATCAGGAAGACTCTTCACAAAACCCATATCCACCAGTTGCCTAGCCCTTTTCCCGCCAAGCCCTTCGATATCCAGAGCTTGTCGTGAAGCAAAATGCTGCAAACGCTCCTTTAACTGGGCCGGACAGTCGACATTGGTGCAGCGCACATTTTTCCTGTCCCTGGAGATGAACACCTCTCCGCCACAGGCCGGGCAGTGCTCCGGCATGGTAAAACGCTTCTGCGAATTGTCCCGCTGCTCTTTCAGGGATCTAACCACATAGGGGATAACATCGCCTGCTCGCTCCACCTCCACAGTATCGCCGATGCGGATATCTTTTTCCTCTACCTGACTCAAGTTATGCAATGAAGCCCGGGAAACCTCGACGCCGCCGATATTTACGGGATCGAGCAGGGCCACCGGGGTCAGCGCTCCGGTTCGTCCCACATTGACAATTATATCCCTGACCCTGGTGGTATCGCGGCGGGGTTCGAATTTGTAGGCTATTGCCCAGCGTGGATCGCGGGAGCGCGCGCCAAGCTTGCTGCGGTCTTCAAGATCATTGACTTTGACTACCATACCGTCGATCTCGAAATTCATGTCGTCCCGTGCCCTGACCAGCTGGTCATAATGTTCCAGAGCCTCATCGACGCCGGCAACCAGATACTGCATTTGCCGATTGACCGGCAAACCCCATTCCAACATGATCTGCAGGGTCTCCCAATGTGTCTTCAGGCTTCTTCCCTCGTACTCCGGCAGCTCATAGAGAAACAGATGCAGGGGCCGTTGCTTGGTGATTCTGGGATCGAGCTGTCGTACCGATCCGGCCGCGGCATTGCGGGGATTGGCAAAGGGTCGGCTGCCCTCCTGCTCGCGGCGGCGATTGAGTGTGTTGAATTCATCGATGCGCATGTAGATTTCACCACGGATCACCAGACGGGACGGCATCTTTTCGTCCTGCCTTTTCAGCAGAGACAGCGGCACCTCGCCGATGGTCCTGACATTTGCGGTAACATCCTCGCCTCTCTCGCCGTCACCCCTGGTGGCTGCAAGTACCAGCCTGCCGTCCTCGTAGACCAGCTCGATGGACAGGCCGTCATATTTGGGTTCGACAACATATTCCACCTTGTCCAGACCAAGCTGCCTGCGGCAGGTCCGGGCAAAATCGCGCACTCCGGCCTCATTATATACGGCCTTCAGACTCATCATCGGCGTAGTGTGACGCACGGTGCCGAGTTCTTGCATGGGCTCCCCGGCCACCTTCTGTGTAGGGGAATCCGGTACAACCAGGTCCCATTGCTGCTCCAGATCGTTGAGAACCTGAAAGAGCTCATCATATTTCCTGTCCGAGATTACCGGTTCATTAAGCACATAGTAGCGGTAATCATGGAAGCGTATCGCTTCACGCAGCTTCTCCACCGCCTCGCCGGCTTCCTCTTTGCTTGCGATTTTTTCCGGCCGTACCTTGGGGGTGTGGTTCTGTTTATCGCTCATGGCTTACCTTTTTAAAAGCTTACGCAATCCGGTAAGGCTCCTGGTATTGATCACATCGGCGGAAGAGAGCCAGCCGCGCCGGGCCTGGCCCACACCAAAACGAATCCAGTCCAGGTTTTTCGACCAGTGGGCATCGGTGGAGATCGATATGAGCACCCCGATCTCCCGGGCTCTTTTGAGGTGCACATCACGAAGGTCCATCCTATCAGGCTGGGAGTTAAGTTCCAGAAAGCAGCCCCGTTCCTTAGCACCTTCCATGATCCGCTCCATGTCGAGATCATAGGCTTCGCGGCTCTGAATAAGACGGCCGCTGGGGTGACCCAGTACGTTGAAAAGGGGGTTGTCCATGGCTTTGAGGATGCGTTCGGTCTGTTCCTTCGCCGAGAGTTTGAAATATGAGTGCACGGAGCAGACACGAATATCAAGCCGCTTCAATACGCGGTCGGGCAGATCCAGGGAACCGTCCTTGAGAATGTCCACTTCGATGCCTTTCAGCAGGGTCAGGCCTTTGAGGCTGTCGTTGAGCCTGTCGATGGCATCGATCTGTTTGAGCAGCCGGTCTTCATCCAGACCCTTGGCGACACTGACCTGCTGGGAATGATCGGTTACAGCCAGATAGGAGTAGCCGCGCTCCTGCGCAGCCTGCGCCATTTCTTCCAGAGTATCACGGCCATCCGTCTCGTCGGTGTGGGTATGCAGATCACCCTGCAAATCCTCGATCCGGATCAATTCGGGCAATGTACCCTGCTGCGCTTCCCTGATCTCACCCCGATCCTCGCGCAGCTCCGGCTCGATAT
This Desulfopila inferna DNA region includes the following protein-coding sequences:
- the ligA gene encoding NAD-dependent DNA ligase LigA; this encodes MSDKQNHTPKVRPEKIASKEEAGEAVEKLREAIRFHDYRYYVLNEPVISDRKYDELFQVLNDLEQQWDLVVPDSPTQKVAGEPMQELGTVRHTTPMMSLKAVYNEAGVRDFARTCRRQLGLDKVEYVVEPKYDGLSIELVYEDGRLVLAATRGDGERGEDVTANVRTIGEVPLSLLKRQDEKMPSRLVIRGEIYMRIDEFNTLNRRREQEGSRPFANPRNAAAGSVRQLDPRITKQRPLHLFLYELPEYEGRSLKTHWETLQIMLEWGLPVNRQMQYLVAGVDEALEHYDQLVRARDDMNFEIDGMVVKVNDLEDRSKLGARSRDPRWAIAYKFEPRRDTTRVRDIIVNVGRTGALTPVALLDPVNIGGVEVSRASLHNLSQVEEKDIRIGDTVEVERAGDVIPYVVRSLKEQRDNSQKRFTMPEHCPACGGEVFISRDRKNVRCTNVDCPAQLKERLQHFASRQALDIEGLGGKRARQLVDMGFVKSLPDLYMLSKDDLLQLPGYADKSATNLLAEIKEAKSITLERFIYALGIPLLGSHMTQVLAFHFKDLDALKNAGTEELQQINEVGPEVARSVVSFFSEEKNQRALQAMYEAGLRLENPLYSGGGGERPLQGLKFVFTGSLERWTRDQAKELVERYGGRATSAVSGETDYVVTGPGSGSKLDQARTHHVAILNENDFVSLLLERGVPL
- a CDS encoding DUF3750 domain-containing protein; amino-acid sequence: MGISGCTDGDWRTASRQSAGFAPDPATTREAVLQVYGASAWSWRGLFAIHTWVAAKPSGETAYTVYDVVGWRGRNGSPVMRIRQDIPDRYWYGEKPRILKEHVGEGVDDLIAAVEQAAAAYPWKTTYKVFPGPNSNTFTAWIGKEVPELELDLPFSAIGSGYAYRNNVEAN